A stretch of the Streptosporangium sp. NBC_01755 genome encodes the following:
- a CDS encoding GntR family transcriptional regulator yields the protein MTLPLHPVSAVGALADALRRRVLSGEIDPGTTLPEQELSALYGVARPTVREALAVLVHEGLLRRERHRSAQVAEVTVADLDDLMFVRRPLEELMATSLAGRRVGEADAALARMAALPADAPWSDMVAEHMALHQALVVAVGSPRLERLYGMLAVETRLGLVRLRAVYADRHVLVAEHRNLLDAIGSGPAGAAREAVIAHLDHGWGDH from the coding sequence GTGACCCTCCCGCTCCATCCCGTCTCCGCCGTCGGCGCGCTCGCCGACGCCCTGCGCCGGCGGGTGCTGTCCGGCGAGATCGACCCGGGCACCACGCTGCCGGAACAGGAGCTCTCGGCCCTGTACGGGGTGGCCCGCCCGACGGTCCGCGAGGCGCTCGCCGTGCTCGTGCACGAGGGGCTGCTCAGGCGCGAGCGGCACCGCAGCGCCCAGGTGGCCGAGGTGACCGTGGCCGACCTGGACGATCTGATGTTCGTCCGGCGCCCGCTTGAGGAACTGATGGCCACCTCGCTGGCCGGCCGGCGGGTCGGGGAGGCCGACGCGGCGCTGGCGCGGATGGCCGCGCTGCCCGCCGACGCCCCCTGGTCGGACATGGTGGCCGAGCACATGGCGCTGCACCAGGCGCTGGTCGTCGCGGTGGGCAGTCCCCGGCTGGAGCGGCTCTACGGCATGCTGGCCGTCGAGACCCGGCTCGGCCTGGTGAGATTGCGTGCCGTCTACGCCGACCGGCACGTGCTGGTCGCCGAGCACCGGAACCTGCTCGACGCGATCGGCAGCGGTCCCGCGGGGGCCGCCAGGGAGGCGGTCATCGCGCATCTCGATCACGGCTGGGGCGATCATTAG